From the Mesotoga prima MesG1.Ag.4.2 genome, the window GCTCCGGACGGTAAATTCACAACGACTTTGAGAATATACATCCCGTTGCCTGAAGGGCTCGATCCACTCTACTGTCCACCCGCAGTAAGGAAGGCTGGAGCGGTCGAGTAGAGTTAACCGGGAGCAAAGGAGACCAGACGAGAGCTTCTCGATATAGCCCTCAATTTCGTTATCCCATAGAGCCTGCCCCTAAATCCACTCACTTTGTCATCCCTAAGTGCTCCAGTTCGGGATCTCGCATTAGAAACCGCTATACGCTTAAAACCAAGGACCCGCTGATCGCTGTGAAGAAGATTTTGTCCGTCATCGGTCTACCGTTCTCCCCCAAGAATACCGGTTCTTCGTTCCGACGCTACGCGTCCGGGTTGTTCGTTCTTGGCAAGAATTCCGTCATGACTGAAAATTAGGTTCGTTACTGATCTTAAATCCCCGCTTGAGCGGGGGGGACCGCTTGCGGTGGGGTGTGTGCTCTTTGAATAACGTTTAGAATAGACTGGCCTGTTCGCAATTGAACGATATATTCACTACTTCACGTTATTAATCTGTAATCCATATGTATGCTCCTACCAGAGACCAAGAACTAACATCGACAACTACTCACATCGGACTATTTCAGAGCATCGGCTTTTCTCGTATACAAAGACCTACACCCCCCGCCACTACGTCGCCCTCCTTCCTAATGAAGGATTTAAGATCAGGATCATTAGTACAGCGGGTTTATAATTGGACCGACTGGGAGTTTCCTAGAGGGAGTTGAGAAAAGACTTGGATTATCGAGTGAGTCTGGTTCATAATAGATTTGTGGTGCTCGATCATTAAGATAGTTGAGCGCCCAATGTATTCAGGTTCACGTAATCCTGAAAGCACGGATTCACCTCGTAACACCTCACTATTACATCCAACTAGGTCTCGGAGCTTGTCCCTCCGGGACCATTTTTTTGTTTTGGTTTGTTGGAAGAAGGTATTTCATGCAAAAGGAAAAGAAGAACGCTCCTCAGTAATGCAAGAGTGAAATCTATGTTCTTCTTTTGAAGTAAATCTAGCTATGAGAGAAGAAAGGCTCTCGCTTGCGGTCGGGAATGTTTACAAGGTAAAGAACACTTTCGACAGTATTGGTGCAAAAGAGCTTTATGAAGTATTTGTAGCGTTTCAAAAGACTGTGGCGGGTGAAAGGGGAGAGGAGATACCGGCTCTTGAGAAGAGGTTCACTCTCTTGCTCAGAAAGCTTCTAGAGGAGATTGGTCGGCTCGAAGATTGAGAAAAGGGTGTCATTTATTAAGGGGGGATTGAAATGGCTACAAAAATCCTATAGTTGACGATTCGGCTTCAGACCTAATGATTATCGAGAGGATGTTGAAAGGATATGATATCCTTACAGCGTCTAACACAATAGAACGATGTAGCAGATCGATGAGCATCGAGATATATAGTGATTCTTGATCTCAGTATGCCGAAGACCGATGAGTTCTCTTTGTCGACAAACCAATGCAGAAGCGGAAGAGGCCATAACAACCGACATAATTTCTATGGCGCCCAAGTCTGGACATTTTGCTACGGGCGAAGGCGCGGAAAATGAAAAGCAGAGGCAGTTTCTTTTGAGTTGCGGCTGCGATAAGGTACAGAGCTATCTCGTCGCTAGACCGAAAGATGGAAATATAACTATCGAATTTCTCGAAAGCTATAGCAAAAGATAATTTCTTCGACGGAAATACGAGTTTGCTAAGTACCGAATATCCCATTCCCATCGATTTCACAACAAGGAACAGCTGTCATGTTTGACCCGGATCGAATTACAGCGGTCAGCAATTCTCGACTCACAATCCCGGTTTTGTTGAAGAGAGATGAAGCTATTCTCCAGCTAGCATCATGCAGAATCCGAGGTTAAGGATCTTGTTTCTCCCTTTGGATGACTCAATTACGAGTTGTGATATTGCTATGGCATGAAGTTGCATGACTCAATTTGATGCGTAATATGACGAAGGATTGCTATTATATGTAATAATTGTTTTTGAGTGTGTCCGGGTGTGCTGTCTCACGTGTAGAATCGACGATTATTGAAGGCATAGTAATCACTGGCAATTATTTCGTCATGAGTTTGAATCGTAAGACCATCGTGTTTGTTCAAGAGAGGACATCCTGTGTGCAATTCGTAGGAGTTTAGGGTTTTGGCCTTTTGTGATACCTGTACAATGAAGCGAATACTCTTGGGGTTAGCTTAGGTAGTAAGAATGGTTAGTTGATTCTGTGAAAAGGAGCTTAAATGATTTCGGTTATCATATAGACTTAATCGACAATTACAATTATCAAGGTGAGGCATATGAGGTTGAGAAAGAAGAACATTTCAATAAAGAGTATCATTACTATCGTGTCCGTGTCTACGATGCTCTTTTCGACAGTCGTTATAGGATACTTGATCATTTCGAGATGGTTATCCTCGGCTGAAAAAGCGGCTGAAAGAATAGTCGAAAACGTTGGGGAAAACATCTACAATCAAGTCTCCTCGTTTATGCATATACCTCAAAATGTGAACGAAGTCAACCATAAGGTTATCGAATATGGAATTCTCGATTTGTCAAATGAAGAGCTCAGAGAGAAGTTCTTTGTGGGAGTGTTAAGCGCTCAAAGCCCTCATATATATAGCTTTAGTTACGGTACGGCAAACGGGGAGTATTACGGAGCCCGCAGAAATGAAAAGGGAGTCATTGAAATAATGCGAAATGACGCCTCTACGGGGGGCAACTCATGGTACTACTCGGTTAATGAGGATCTGACCGCAGGGGAGAGGGTCGTTCAAGCCGGTAAGTTCGACCCACGTACACGCGCCTGGTATAAGGCCGCCGAGGAATCTGGAGGGCCGGCGCTATGTCCTTTATACAAGCACTTCGTGATGGATGACCTTACAGTCTCCCTCTCGTTGCCAGTTTATGATGCCAGTGGAAGTCTTCAAGGCGTAATGGGGACACATATGCTTCTTTCTGACATTGGTAGATTCCTTGCAGATGCTGTTCGAGACTACTCAGGCTACGCAATAGTTGCCGACAAGGAAACGGGCTCTCTAATAGCGAACTCTATGGGTGTTGATAACTTCACAGTCCTTCCAGATGGCTCTTTCAGCCAGCGAACCGTTGACGATATCGGCTTTCCCGATATTGAGAAGGCTTTCATTCAGTCCACTACAAACCGGGAATCACCTTTATTCTACAGAGGTGAAGAGGAAAAGCTGTTCATTAACATGCGGGAGATCGAAATACTCAATGCTACATGGGTTGTGATGTCCGCAATTCCTGAGGCCTTCTATATGAAGGACGTGATAGACAGTATCCATCTGACCGTGATTATCGTTGTGGTTGCCTTAGTGCTCTTACTAATCATATACCATATTTTAGCGAGAAAATTGATGAAGCCTCTAGACAATCTGATTGAGGTTTCAACTGCCTTGTCTAAAGGTGATCTGTCTAAACGAGTAGAGGTTGTAAGAAGTGATGAAATCGGGATGATTTCTGAAAGCCTGAACAGAGTTGCAGACAAACTACAGTTCTTGATCAATAACCTTGAAGAGAGTGTGATAGAAAGAACCAGGCAACTGCAGAGGGCAAATGAGGAATTGAAAGAAAGCAAGAATGAGCTACAGCTTCTGCTTGACTCCACGGCAGAAGGGATATATGGTATAGATCTGAATGGTGACTGCACATTCTGCAATGCGAGCTCCGTAAAGCTGTTGGGATTCAGTGGTCCAGAAGATATTCTCGGAAAGAACGTTCATCGGTTGATTCACCACAGTCGGCGAGATGGAACGACGTTCCCGATTGAAGAATGTAAGATTGTCAGGTCTATCAAACATGGGAGAGGGTTCCAGACGGATGACGAGGTCTTCTGGAAGGCCGACGGCTCGTCTTTCGATGTCGAGTATCGTTCCTATCCTCAAATGAGAAACGGAGAAGTCGTTGGCGGTGTAATCACTTTTTCGGACATCACCGAGCGCAAAAAAAGAGAGGAGGAAATCAAATACCTTAGCTCTCACGATGTTCTAACCGGCCTTCTCAACAGAAGCAGTTTGGCTCAGATTCAGAAAGCAGTCGATGTTGAAGAGAACCTTCCCATATCCGTAATCGTTGCAGACATTAACGGCTTGAAGATGACAAATGATGTCTTCGGCCATGCGGCGGGAGACGAGTTAATAAAAGAGTCAGCCAGAATCCTTTTAGAATCGTGCAGAGAGAGAGATCTAATAGCACGTGTGGGTGGCGATGAGTTTGTCGTTATTCTTCCGGGAACGAGCGAAAAGGAAACTGAAAGTATTGCTTCAAGAATCAAAGAAGGCTTCTCCGATGCCCGTGTCCAAGCAGTTAAATGCAGCATTTCACTTGGCTTTGATACTAAGACCCGAGCCGATCAGTCACTGAATGAAATAATGGCCAACGCTGAGAGCTTCATGTACAAAGACAAGACGATACACCGAAAATCTTTGAACAGGCAGTTAATTGACTCGATTATCGATACTCTTCACACAAAGTATCCTATGGAAAAACAGCACTCTATTGCCGTAAGCGAATTGTGTGGGGAGATCGGCTCTGCCATGAAGCTCTCTCAGTCGCAGATAAACGTCCTGAAAAGAGCCGGATATTTGCATGACATAGGTAAGATCGTACTCGACGAAAGCATCCTTTCTAAGGATACTTACACGGCTTTGACAGAGGAAGAAAGAGAGAAGATAAAGCAACACTCCATTGTTGGTTATCGAATTTTGAATCTCTTCGACGAAACCTTAGACATTGCCGAGTACACTTACAGCCATCACGAAAGGTGGGATGGAAGCGGCTATCCGAGAGGTCTTAAGGGTGAGCAAATACCTCTGATATCACGGATAATATCCATAGCGGGAGCCTACGATCGCGTAATGAACAGGGTGGAGGGCACGTTAGAAGAAAAGAGGGAAGCTGCGTTAAAGGTGATAAGAGAAGACGCCGGAAAGCAATTCGACCCGAATATCGCCAGGTTGTTTATTCAAATGATGGACGGAAAGAACGCTTAGGCGAAATGAAAAGCCTGTATTCTTGAACTAATGATGATGCGTGGATTTATCAGATCGTACAGATGGTGATCTGATTTTTTGGAAGAAAGTCCCTAATCAAGAGAATCCCGATCCACTTACGGATTGCGCCGTCTTGATGCAGTGACATATCACGAGGGCGACAGACTCTCCTCTGATACAACTCAAGAACAAGGACTCACCTAGAAAGCTTAATTGTGATTCTGCTGGTAAGGGCCTGCTAGATGCAGAACGGCAAGTCTCGTTTTGGACAGTGGCTTGAAGCTGCTCCGCCTTCGGAAGGTCAACTCAGTTCGATTCGAAAGTGAATCCCGATTCAATTATCTGCACACAGGCGGAAACAACATCTCGATCGTACAGAACTCCTGCATTCTTTTTCATTTCAGAGAGCGCCTCCACAAAACTAAGGTGTGAACAAGCACGAGAGCAGAACCACAACTTCATATAAAGGCTTTTCGGATTTGCAACACCGTTTTTCTCGAGAAGGATTGGTTGAAATGTGGCTACAAATCCCGATCAGGCGTCTATGAAGTTAAAGAACGCATCGAGCGTAGTGGTCATCTCCGATCTTCTTCATAGGGGGTATCTCGAGTGAACAAACCTCTTTGGCGAAGGGGCATCGTGGGTGGAAGCGACAGCCGTTCGGCGGATCGATCAGAGAGGGTATATCTCCTCCCGTAATGAGCGGTTTTCGTTTTAGACCCGTTTCTGGGGCCGGTGCCGCCGATTTAAGAAGCTTTGTGTAAGGGTGGAAAGAGTTCGTAATTATCTCTTCTGCCGGACCGATTTCCATGATCATTCCCGCATACATGACGATTATCCTGTCGCTCATGTATCTGGCGCCTGCCAAATCGTGAGTGATGTATATGAATGAAACTCCATGGCTTTCTTTGAGACTTAGCATCATATTCATTATGCTCATCCTGTTTGACACATCCAGCATTGAGGTCGGCTCGTCGGCCAGTATAAGGTCCGGTTCGACGGCAAAGGCACGGGCAATGTTGACCCTCTGCCTCTGTCCACCGGAGAGCTCGTGGGGGAACTTCCTCTTGAACTGATCGGGGGGTTCAAGGCCTACCTGTGTCAATGTGCTGTCGACCTTTTCACTGACCGCCTTCCTGTCTTCGGCAATCCTGTGAATAACGAAGGGCCGTTCCATGATTCTACCTATTGTGCGCGTCGGGTTCAGCGCCCCGAATGGATCCTGAAAGATCATCTGAACTCTCTTGTGGTACTTTAGTTCTTCTGTGCGAGTCATTTTGCCGCTCAGCTCTCTGCCTTCGAAGACTACGCTCCCCTCTGTTTGTCTGTATATACGTGATATCACGTTAGCCGTCGTGGTCTTTCCACTGCCGGACTCTCCGACAATCGCCAGGACTTCGCCGCTTCTCAGAGAGAACGATATGTCGTCCATTGCGTGAACAAATTTGCCGTGTCTCCTCAGTGAGTTCACGGGGAAGTGTTTTCTTACTCCCTCGAGGACCAGAATGTCGCCGCTCACAGGTTTTCAGCTCCTTTGTGCAGGAAACACGCTACACTGTGCCGAGGGTCCACTTTTTGAAGAGCCGGGCAGGACTTTTCGCAAATGTCCATTGCATGAGGGCAGCGTGGATGGAACCTGCAACCTTCAGGCGGATTTAGAAGGTCGGGCGGTTTTCCCTCTATCCCGCCCATTCTGGTGATCTTGCCAGTGAGGGATGGAAAGGAGTTCATGAGTCCTATTGTGTAGGGGTGGAGCGGCATGTTGAACAACTCATCGGAGTTGCCGTACTCCACTATCTTGCCTGCGTACATTATTGCGAGAGTGTCGCTGATTTCCACAAGCAAAGAGAGATCATGCGTTATGAATATCACAGAGAATCCCAGGGACTTTCTCAGCTCCTGTATCTTTTCGATTATGGTCCTTTGTACAACTACATCCAGTGCCGTTGTGGGTTCGTCCATTATTATCAGGTCGGGATTGAGGATCAAGGCCATCGCTATCATCACCCTTTGCTTCATTCCTCCCGAAAGCTGATGAGGATAGGAATTGAACCTGTCACGAGGAATATCTACGAGCTTTAGAGCCTCTATTGCTCTGTCACGCGCTTCGCTCTGTCTAACTTCACCGTGGGCATGGATGACATCTGTGAGCTGCTCTCCGATTGAAAGAACGGGGTTTAGGGCATTCATCGCCGACTGAAAGGCCATCGAGATATCGACCCAGCGGATCTTCTTCATCTCCTCTTCCCTAAGTCCAACGAGGTCGGTTCCCTTGAAGAACAAACTGCCGTTTTCAATCGTGGCATTGTCCTTCAGAAGCCTCATAATTGCGAAGGCAAGAGTAGACTTTCCACACCCAGACTCACCCGCGATACCGAGAAAACCTCCCCGCTCGAGATCGAAAGAGACATCGTCAACGGCATGAACAAAACCGCTTTTGATCCTGTAGCCGGCCACAAGATTTCTGCACTGGAGTAGCTGTTCGCTCTTTTGTCTATTCATCAAATCATCTCTTCCTCAATTTCGGATTGGAGATCTCGTCTATGGCAAAGTTCATAAGGGCGAAGGAAGTACCGATCAAGGCTATGCAGATACCGGGAGGGAGGAACCACCACCACGCGCCGGATAAGAGCGCCCCGCTGTTCTGAGCCCAGTATAGAATCGTTCCCCAGCTTACCACCGATACGTTGCCCAACCCCAGGAACTCTAGAGTCGCTTCACCCATGATTGCCGCCATAGTGGATGTGAAGAAAGAGGCCATAACTAGCGAGATCATGTTCGGGAGTATTTCCCTGAAGACTATGTACAGGGGTCTTTCGCCAAGAATCCTGGATACTCTCACGAAATCACGGTTCTTGAGGCTCACAACCTGGGAACGAAGTATCCTCGTAGGCCAAGGCCAGCTGGTGAGCCCCAGAATCAGGACTATGGGGATGACTCCCTTCACGGTTATGTAAGCGGCGATCACTATCATCAAAGGCAGGCTCGGGATAACAAGGAATACGTTCGTGAAAAGGGAGATTATATCATCCACTATGCCGCCGAAATACCCTGCCACGAGAGCCAGGGTAAGGGCTAGGAGCGTTGTGAAAAGTCCGGTAATGAGCCCGACTGCAAGTGTGATTCTTGTTCCATAGACCATTTGGGAGAAGAGGTCCTGTCCTGCCCGTGTCGTTCCCAGCAAGTGGTTTCGGGAAGGTTTGGCGTTAAGCGGAAGTTTTGTGGTGACTTTTTCGTAGGTAGTTGTTATAGACTGCGTGTATACTCTTTTTTCGGTAAATTCGTCGATCTCCTCCCTCTCGACCGTCTTTGTTCTTCCAATTTCCTCTTCGACTATGCTCAGAACTTCAACCTTGTTTGTCTTTGGATCGTAAGGCGCGATCAGCGGTGCAAATATCGCTACGATAGAGAAGAAAGCCAGGATTATCAGACCGATCAGTGCCTTACGATTTTCGATGAAAAGCGAAAAGACATCTCTGAACATCACTTGCCACCGTCCCTGACGCGCGGGTCTAGTATGAGGACCGCGATATCTGCAATGAAGTTCGCAACTAAAACAGCCACCGAAATGAAGAGAAAAATGGCCTGCATAAGGGGATAGTCTTTGCTTTGAACGGCCTGATACAACATCAGACCAACTCCCGGGTAAGAAAAGACCATTTCAGTGAGTAGGCCCCCTCCTACAACGAAGCCAAGAGACATTGCAAAGCCCGTGATCGAAGGGAGTATAGCGTTTTTCGCTGCGTACAGAGTCTTGATTCTTCTCAGAGGAAGTCCCTTTGCCTCGGCGACTGTTATGTAGTCCTCCGCAAGAACGTTTATCATATTGTTTCTCATGGTCAGAATCCATGCTCCCATCGAAGAGATGACTATGGTCAATGCTGGAAGAATCGCATGCTTGACGACCGAAAGGAAAAACTCAAGAGTGCCTCTTTCCAGTTGCGGAGTATAGGCATTTCCGAGAGGAAAGATGGG encodes:
- a CDS encoding HD domain-containing phosphohydrolase, whose product is MRLRKKNISIKSIITIVSVSTMLFSTVVIGYLIISRWLSSAEKAAERIVENVGENIYNQVSSFMHIPQNVNEVNHKVIEYGILDLSNEELREKFFVGVLSAQSPHIYSFSYGTANGEYYGARRNEKGVIEIMRNDASTGGNSWYYSVNEDLTAGERVVQAGKFDPRTRAWYKAAEESGGPALCPLYKHFVMDDLTVSLSLPVYDASGSLQGVMGTHMLLSDIGRFLADAVRDYSGYAIVADKETGSLIANSMGVDNFTVLPDGSFSQRTVDDIGFPDIEKAFIQSTTNRESPLFYRGEEEKLFINMREIEILNATWVVMSAIPEAFYMKDVIDSIHLTVIIVVVALVLLLIIYHILARKLMKPLDNLIEVSTALSKGDLSKRVEVVRSDEIGMISESLNRVADKLQFLINNLEESVIERTRQLQRANEELKESKNELQLLLDSTAEGIYGIDLNGDCTFCNASSVKLLGFSGPEDILGKNVHRLIHHSRRDGTTFPIEECKIVRSIKHGRGFQTDDEVFWKADGSSFDVEYRSYPQMRNGEVVGGVITFSDITERKKREEEIKYLSSHDVLTGLLNRSSLAQIQKAVDVEENLPISVIVADINGLKMTNDVFGHAAGDELIKESARILLESCRERDLIARVGGDEFVVILPGTSEKETESIASRIKEGFSDARVQAVKCSISLGFDTKTRADQSLNEIMANAESFMYKDKTIHRKSLNRQLIDSIIDTLHTKYPMEKQHSIAVSELCGEIGSAMKLSQSQINVLKRAGYLHDIGKIVLDESILSKDTYTALTEEEREKIKQHSIVGYRILNLFDETLDIAEYTYSHHERWDGSGYPRGLKGEQIPLISRIISIAGAYDRVMNRVEGTLEEKREAALKVIREDAGKQFDPNIARLFIQMMDGKNA
- a CDS encoding ABC transporter ATP-binding protein encodes the protein MSGDILVLEGVRKHFPVNSLRRHGKFVHAMDDISFSLRSGEVLAIVGESGSGKTTTANVISRIYRQTEGSVVFEGRELSGKMTRTEELKYHKRVQMIFQDPFGALNPTRTIGRIMERPFVIHRIAEDRKAVSEKVDSTLTQVGLEPPDQFKRKFPHELSGGQRQRVNIARAFAVEPDLILADEPTSMLDVSNRMSIMNMMLSLKESHGVSFIYITHDLAGARYMSDRIIVMYAGMIMEIGPAEEIITNSFHPYTKLLKSAAPAPETGLKRKPLITGGDIPSLIDPPNGCRFHPRCPFAKEVCSLEIPPMKKIGDDHYARCVL
- a CDS encoding ABC transporter ATP-binding protein; translated protein: MMNRQKSEQLLQCRNLVAGYRIKSGFVHAVDDVSFDLERGGFLGIAGESGCGKSTLAFAIMRLLKDNATIENGSLFFKGTDLVGLREEEMKKIRWVDISMAFQSAMNALNPVLSIGEQLTDVIHAHGEVRQSEARDRAIEALKLVDIPRDRFNSYPHQLSGGMKQRVMIAMALILNPDLIIMDEPTTALDVVVQRTIIEKIQELRKSLGFSVIFITHDLSLLVEISDTLAIMYAGKIVEYGNSDELFNMPLHPYTIGLMNSFPSLTGKITRMGGIEGKPPDLLNPPEGCRFHPRCPHAMDICEKSCPALQKVDPRHSVACFLHKGAENL
- a CDS encoding ABC transporter permease; translated protein: MFRDVFSLFIENRKALIGLIILAFFSIVAIFAPLIAPYDPKTNKVEVLSIVEEEIGRTKTVEREEIDEFTEKRVYTQSITTTYEKVTTKLPLNAKPSRNHLLGTTRAGQDLFSQMVYGTRITLAVGLITGLFTTLLALTLALVAGYFGGIVDDIISLFTNVFLVIPSLPLMIVIAAYITVKGVIPIVLILGLTSWPWPTRILRSQVVSLKNRDFVRVSRILGERPLYIVFREILPNMISLVMASFFTSTMAAIMGEATLEFLGLGNVSVVSWGTILYWAQNSGALLSGAWWWFLPPGICIALIGTSFALMNFAIDEISNPKLRKR
- a CDS encoding ABC transporter permease — translated: MAYFARKIGLLLFALFVAVTLNFFIPRMMPGDPAQDLMDKMQGIPLESLEAIKAAFGVDSTDPLLLQYGKYLLNLIKGDLGISISRFPTPVGRVLQVAVPWTVGLMGTATIISFFLGTIIGIGVAWKRNTKLASFTVGLFIFVRSFPYFWLGLLLIYFLAFRIPIFPLGNAYTPQLERGTLEFFLSVVKHAILPALTIVISSMGAWILTMRNNMINVLAEDYITVAEAKGLPLRRIKTLYAAKNAILPSITGFAMSLGFVVGGGLLTEMVFSYPGVGLMLYQAVQSKDYPLMQAIFLFISVAVLVANFIADIAVLILDPRVRDGGK